The Dama dama isolate Ldn47 chromosome 3, ASM3311817v1, whole genome shotgun sequence genome has a segment encoding these proteins:
- the MYG1 gene encoding MYG1 exonuclease, with protein MGHRFLRGFLPVLLLPPPRRSPHLKLNLEPVSPSKRPRSHLMAPPRIGTHNGTFHCDEALACALLRLLPEYRDAEIVRTRDPEKLAACDIVVDVGGEYDPQRHRYDHHQRSFTETMSSLSPGKPWQTKLSSAGLIYLHFGHKLLAQLLGTSEEDSMVGTLYDKMYENFVEEVDAVDNGISQWEEGEPRYLLTTTLSARVARLNPTWNQPNQDTEAGFKRAMDLVREEFLQRLDFYQNSWLPARALVEEALAKRFQVDPSGEIIELAKGGCPWKEHLYQLESGLSPTGTIAFVIYTDQAGQWRVQCVPKEPHSFQSRLPLPEPWRGLRDEALDQISGIPGCVFVHASGFIGGHRTREGALSMARATLAQRPAPTPAQDPLVQ; from the exons ATGGGCCACCGCTTCCTGCGCGGTTTCTTGCCTGTGCTGTTGCTGCCGCCACCCCGCCGGAGCCCGCATCTCAAGCTCAACCTGGAGCCCGTCTCACCTTCCAAACGACCCCGCAGCCACCTCATGGCTCCGCCCCGAATCGGGACACACAACGGCACCTTCCACTGCGATGAGGCGCTGGCGTGCGCGTTGCTGCGCCTCCTGCCGGAGTACCGG gaTGCAGAGATTGTGCGGACCCGAGACCCCGAGAAACTGGCTGCTTGTGACATCGTGGTCGACGTGGGTGGCGAGTACGACCCTCAGAGACACCGATATGACCATCACCAGAG GTCTTTCACAGAGACCATGAGCTCCCTGTCCCCTGGGAAGCCGTGGCAGACCAAGCTGAGCAGTGCGGGACTCATCTATCTGCACTTCGGGCACAAGCTGCTGGCCCAGTTGCTGGGCACTAGCGAAGAGGACAGCATGGTGGGCACCCTCTATGACAAG ATGTATGAGAACTTCGTGGAGGAGGTGGATGCAGTGGACAATGGGATTTCCCAATGGGAGGAGGGAGAGCCTCGGTACCTGCTGACCACCACGCTGAGCGCCAGGGTTGCTCGGCTTAATCCCACCTGGAACCAGCCAAACCAAGACACTGAG GCTGGGTTCAAGCGTGCAATGGACCTGGTTCGAGAGGAGTTTCTGCAGAGACTAGATTTCTACCAGAACAGCTGGCTGCCAGCCCGAGCCCTGGTGGAAGAGGCCCTGGCAAAGAGGTTCCAG GTGGACCCAAGTGGGGAAATAATAGAACTGGCAAAGGGTGGCTGTCCCTGGAAGGAGCACCTCTATCAGCTGGAATCGGGGCTGTCCCCCACAGGGACCATCGCCTTTGTTATCTACACAGACCAGGCTGGACAGTGGCGGGTACAGTGTGTGCCTAAGGAGCCCCATTCGTTCCAGAGCAG GCTGCCCCTGCCAGAGCCATGGCGGGGTCTTCGGGATGAGGCCCTGGACCAGATCAGTGGAATTCCTGGCTGCGTCTTTGTCCATGCCAGCGGCTTCATTGGTGGGCACCGTACCCGAGAGGGCGCCCTGAGCATGGCCCGTGCCACCTTGGCCCAGCGCCCAGCACCTACACCTGCCCAAGATCCCCTAGTCCAATAA
- the PFDN5 gene encoding prefoldin subunit 5 codes for MAQSVNITELNLPQLEMLKNQLDQEVEFLSTSIAQLKVVQTKYVEAKDCLNVLKKNNEGKELLVPLTSSMYVPGKLHDVEHVLIDVGTGYYVEKTAEDAKDFFKRKIDFLTKQMEKIQPALQEKHAMKQAVMEMMSQKIQQLTTLGAAQATAKA; via the exons ATGGCGCAGTCGGTTAACATCACCGAGTTGAATTTGCCGCAGCTAGAAATGCTCAAGAACCAGCTGGACCAG GAAGTGGAGTTCTTGTCCACGTCCATTGCCCAGCTCAAGGTGGTTCAGACCAAGTATGTGGAAGCCAAGGACTGTCTGAACGTGTTGAAGAAAAACAACGAGG GGAAAGAATTACTGGTCCCACTGACGAGTTCT ATGTATGTCCCCGGGAAGCTACATGATGTGGAACATGTGCTTATCGATGTGGGAACTGGCTACTATGTAGAGAAG ACAGCTGAGGATGCCAAGGACTTCTTCAAGAGGAAGATAGACTTCCTTACCAAGCAAATGGAAAAAATCCAGCCAGCTCTGCAGGAGAAGCACGCCATGAAACAGG CTGTTATGGAGATGATGAGCCAGAAGATTCAGCAGCTCACAACCCTGGGAGCAGCTCAGGCTACCGCCAAGGCCTGA
- the ESPL1 gene encoding separin, whose product MISRTPSGTMRSFKGVNFGTLLSSPKETEELLPDLKEFLTKLPSCRSDSERRQACDAILRACNQQLTVKLACPKHLGSLLELAELACGGYLMSTPQRPPLYLERILFIFLRNVAAQGDPEATLRLAQPLHACLVQCPRQAAPQDYEAVARGSFSLLWKGAEGLMERRAAFSARLKALSFLVLLEDESIPCEIPHFASPTACRVVAAHQLFEASGHGLNEADADFLDDLLSRHVITALVGEGASPGPLSPQRALCLLELTLEHCRRLCWNHHHTRATSTVEKAHDYLRNTSLAPSLQLCQLAVEQLLAGEGGPQAVAKLLIKASAVLKNSLEAPSPPLRALCDSCQFFLSVLERGTKGQYGLDAILSLFAFLGSYCSLIQQLQDGVCGDSSKQLQALVQIHFQGLHLYTAVVYDFAQGCQEANLADLARLADSCRSTVIWMLEALQGLSGRELTDYLGMTASYTSNLAYSFYSHKLYAEACAISESLCQHLGSAKPGTYAEMPPEKLHRCFRLHIESLKKLGKQAQGCKMVTLWLAALQPCGPEHMTEPVTFWVRVKMDAARAGDKELQLKTLRDSLSGWDPDTLARLLREELQAYKAMRANTGQERFNVICDLLELSPEETPAGAWARATHLVELAQVLCYHNFARQTDCTALDAIREALQLLESVKPEAQDKDRLLDDKAQALLWLYICTLEAKMQEGIERDRRAQAPCNLEEFEVNDLNYEDKLQEDRFLYSNIAFNLAADAAQSKCLDQALALWKEVLTKGQVPAVRCLQQTAASLQILAALYQLVAKPLQALEVLLLVQIVSQRVKDHAKAAGSSCQVTQLLLTLGCPSYAQVHLEEAESSLKLLDRTTDTYLLLSLTCDLLRSRLYCACQKVAEGAALLLSVLQDPALQRASKAWYLLRVQALQLVAVYLSLSSDSLLAPLWEQLYAQGWQTPEIALIDSHKLLRSIILLLMGSDVLSVQKTAVDTPFLDYGENLVQKWQVLSEVLSCSEKLVSRLGRLGSVSEAKAFCLEALKLTTKLQIPRQCALFLVLKGELELARNDMDLCQSDLHQVLFLLESCTEFLGPAQHPDSVKKVHLQKGKQQAQVPHPPELPEEELILKGPALELVATVAKDPGPVAPSANSSPILKTKPQPTPSFLTHLPTCDCSLCANPVLSVVCLRWALVTAGVRLAMGHEAQGLDLLQVVLKRCPAASGRLAQALQASLNHTAPPSPVPGLFDEILAQAYTQLALEGLSQPSNKSLGKVLESGLKFVVARIPHLEPWRASLLLVRALAKLTGLSCCTAQLFASSWGWQPPAIKNPTGSEPSKPQNQKQSGQSRRGRQQVGSATLPLSHTSLKGLEGGGPPCTPKPPGRVRQAGPGVPFTVFEEVFLTKTKPEVPKAPRVQRRVQTRLKVNFSDDSDLEDPVSVEAQLAEGSKRQGTASRGRGRARKGPSVKTNSVATSGNAPGLSGRSRRVRKVASGHCEQLGPEMMRTIPEEELTDNQMEMSFEILRGSDGEDSASGGKTPGPGPDSAVGECEVLRRDASKEEQLIPGPDKERDMDLGPRHRLPSAPIAIGLSTLDSICDSLSSAFRGVSHCPPTGLYTHLCRLLALCLGHRDPYATACLVTDSVSITCRHQLLTHLHRQLSKAQKRRGSLDIADQLQGLHLQERPGDIPLAQIQRLFSFRPLGSGHFPQPEKDSFLERLALIPSGVTVCVLALATLQPGTVGNTLLLTRLEKDKPPVTVQIPTSQSKLSVSSALKEFDAIQKEQKENSSCTDKREWWTGRLELDHRMEVLTTSLEKYVLGCWRGLLLPSSEDPGLVQEASHLQESLQECGWKYPDPTLLRIMLSGASTLTPQDVQALAYGLCPARPARAQELLGEAVGRLQGQMATSSRHLVLVLDKDLQKLPWESMPSLRALPVTRLPSFRFLLSYSIIKESGASSVLSQGVDPRSTFYVLNPHNNLSNTEEQFRAHFSSEAGWKGVVGEVPSPEQVQAALTERDLYIYAGHGAGARFLDGQAVLRLSCRAVALLFGCSSAALAVHGNLEGAGIVLKYIMAGCPLFLGNLWDVTDRDIDRYTEALLQGWLRAGSGAPLLYYVSQARQAPRLKYLIGAAPVAYGLPVSLR is encoded by the exons ATGATCTCTAGGACG CCCTCCGGCaccatgaggagcttcaaaggagtcaactTTGGGACCCTGCTAAGCAGTCCAAAGGAGACTGAAGAGCTGCTGCCTGACTTGAAG GAGTTCCTGACCAAGCTTCCCAGCTGCCGGTCTGATTCCGAGAGGAGACAAGCTTGTGATGCCATCCTGAGGGCTTGCAACCAGCAGCTGACTGTCAAGCTGGCTTGCCCTAAGCACTTGGGAAGCCTGTTGGAGCTAGCGGAGCTGGCTTGCGGTGGCTACTTGATGTCTACACCCCAGCGCCCACCCCTCTACCTGGAACGaattctcttcatctttctgcGGAATGTTGCTGCACAGGGAGACCCAGAAGCCACTCTCCGACTCGCTCAGCCCCTCCATGCCTGCTTGGTGCAATGTCCTCGCCAAGCTGCTCCTCAGGACTATGAGGCTGTGGCTCGGGGCAGCTTTTCTCTGCTTTGGAAGGGGGCAGAAGGCCTGATGGAGCGGAGAGCTGCGTTCTCAGCTCGGTTAAAGGCCTTGAGCTTTCTAGTACTCTTGGAGGATGAAAGTATCCCTTGTGAGATTCCCCACTTTGCTTCTCCAACAGCCTGTCGAGTGGTAGCTGCCCATCAGCTATTTGAAGCCAGTGGGCATGGTCTGAATGAAGCAGATGCTGATTTCCTAGATGACCTGCTCTCCAGGCATGTGATCACAGCTTTGGTGGGTGAAGGAGCCTCTCCTGGTCCTCTTTCCCCCCAGAGGGCCCTCTGTCTCTTGGAGCTCACCCTGGAACACTGTCGTCGCCTCTGCTGGAACCACCACCACACCAGGGCCACAAGTACAGTGGAGAAGGCCCACGATTACCTAAGGAACACCAGTCTGGCCCCCAGCCTCCAGCTATGCCAGCTGGCAGTTGAACAGTTGCTGGCTGGGGAAGGAGGACCCCAGGCAGTGGCCAAGCTTCTGATCAAGGCATCAGCTGTCCTGAAGAACAGCTTGGAGGCACCATCACCCCCACTGCGGGCATTGTGTGACAGCTGCCAGTTCTTCCTCTCAGTCCTGGAGCGAGGCACCAAGGGGCAGTATGGACTTGATGCCATTCTGAGCCTCTTTGCTTTTCTTGGCAGCTACTGTTCCCTCATCCAGCAGCTGCAGGATGGT gTCTGTGGGGACTCCTCCAAGCAGCTGCAGGCTTTGGTTCAGATACACTTTCAGGGACTTCACCTCTACACTGCGGTGGTTTATGACTTTGCCCAAGGCTGTCAG GAAGCTAATTTGGCTGACTTGGCCCGGCTAGCAGACAGTTGCAGATCTACTGTTATCTGGATGCTGGAGGCCTTACAGGGCCTGTCTGGCCGAGAGCTGACTGACTACCTGGGGATGACTG CCTCTTACACCAGTAACCTGGCCTACAGCTTCTACAGTCACAAGCTCTATGCCGAAGCCTGTGCCATCTCCGAGTCCCTCTGTCAGCACCTGGGCTCAGCGAAGCCGGGCACCTATGCTGAGATGCCACCTGAGAAG TTGCACAGGTGCTTCCGGCTACACATAGAGAGTTTAAAGAAACTGGGTAAACAGGCCCAGGGCTGCAAGATGGTGACTTTGTGGCTGGCAGCCCTGCAGCCCTGTGGCCCCGAACACATGACTGAGCCAGTCACCTTCTGGGTTCGGGTCAAGATGGATGCTGCCAGAGCTGGAGACAAGGAGCTACAGCTGAA GACGCTGCGAGACAGCCTGAGTGGCTGGGACCCGGACACCCTGGCCCGCTTGCTCAGGGAGGAGCTGCAGGCCTACAAGGCCATGCGGGCCAACACGGGGCAGGAGCGGTTCAACGTCATCTGTGACCTGCTGGAGCTGAGCCCCGAGGAGACACCAGCTGGGGCCTGGGCCCGAGCCACCCACCTGGTGGAACTGGCTCAGGTGCTCTGCTATCACAACTTTGCCCGGCAGACTGACTG CACTGCCCTTGATGCCATCCGGGAAGCTCTGCAGCTTCTGGAATCTGTGAAACCTGAGGCCCAGGATAAGGATCGGCTTTTGGATGATAAAGCCCAGGCCCTGCTGTGGCTCTACATCTGTACCCTGGAGGCCAAAATGCAGGAG GGTATCGAGCGGGATCGGAGAGCCCAGGCCCCTTGTAACCTGGAGGAGTTTGAAGTCAATGACCTGAATTATGAAGATAAACTCCAGGAAGATCGATTCCTATACAGTAACATTGCCTTCAACCTGGCTGCGGATGCTG CACAGTCCAAATGCCTGGACCAAGCCCTGGCCCTGTGGAAGGAGGTGCTTACTAAGGGCCAGGTCCCCGCTGTACGGTGTCTCCAGCAAACAGCAGCCTCCCTGCAGATCCTAGCGGCCCTCTATCAGCTGGTGGCAAAG CCCCTGCAGGCTCTGGAGGTCCTCCTGCTTGTCCAGATCGTCTCACAGAGAGTGAAGGACCATGCGAAGGCAGCCGGCTCTTCCTGCCAAGTCACCCAGCTCCTCCTGACCCTCGGTTGTCCCAGCTATGCCCAG GTGCACCTGGAAGAGGCAGAGTCGAGCCTGAAGCTTCTGGATCGCACCACAGACACATACCTGCTCCTCTCCCTGACCTGTGACCTCCTGCGAAGTCGACTCTACTGTGCCTGCCAGAAG GTGGCTGAGGGCGCTGCTCTGCTGCTGTCTGTGCTTCAGGACCCTGCCCTCCAGAGGGCATCCAAGGCCTGGTACTTGCTGCGCGTCCAGGCCCTGCAGCTGGTGGCGGTCTACCTGAGCCTCTCGTCAGACAGCCTGTTGGCCCCGCTGTGGGAGCAGCTGTATGCCCAAG GCTGGCAGACACCTGAGATAGCACTCATCGACTCCCATAAGCTTCTCCGAAGTATCATTCTCCTGCTCATGGGCAGCGATGTGCTCTCAGTTCAGAAAACAGCTGTGGACACGCCATTTCTGGACTATG GTGAAAATCTGGTACAAAAATGGCAGGTTCTTTCTGAGGTGCTGAGCTGCTCGGAGAAGCTGGTCTCCCGCCTGGGCCGCCTTGGTAGTGTGAGCGAAGCCAAAGCCTTTTGCTTGGAGGCCCTGAAACTTACAACAAAGCTGCAGATACCACGCCA GTGCGCCCTCTTCCTGGTGCTGAAGGGGGAGCTGGAGCTGGCACGCAACGACATGGACCTCTGTCAGTCGGACCTACATCAAGTTCTGTTCTTGCTCGAGTCTTGCACAG AGTTTCTCGGACCAGCGCAGCACCCAGACTCTGTGAAGAAGGTCCACCTGCAGAAGGGGAAGCAGCAGGCCCAGGTGCCCCATCCTCCAGAGCTCCCAGAGGAAGAGCTCATTCTAAAAGGCCCTGCCCTGGAGCTGGTGGCCACCGTGGCCAAGGATCCTGGCCCTGTAGCACCTTCTGCTAACTCCTCCCCGATCCTGAAAACCaagccccagcccacccccagctTCCTCACCCACTTGCCCACCTGTGATTGCTCGCTCTGTGCCAACCCTGTCCTCTCAGTGGTCTGTCTGCGCTGGGCATTGGTCACGGCAGGGGTGAGACTGGCCATGGGCCATGAGGCCCAGGGGCTGGATCTGCTGCAGGTGGTGCTGAAGCGTTGCCCTGCAGCCAGTGGTCGCCTCGCCCAAGCTCTGCAGGCTTCCCTGAATCACACAGCGCCTCCCTCCCCTGTCCCAGGCCTCTTTGATGAGATCTTGGCTCAGGCATATACACAGCTGGCACTGGAGGGGCTGAGCCAGCCATCAAACAAGAGCCTGGGAAAGGTCCTGGAGTCAGGGTTGAAGTTTGTGGTGGCGCGGATACCCCACCTGGAGCCCTGGCGAGCCAGCCTGCTCTTGGTCCGGGCCCTTGCAAAGCTGACCGGCCTCAGCTGCTGCACTGCCCAACTTTTTGCAAGCTCCTGGGGCTGGCAGCCACCAGCAATAAAGAACCCCACAGGCTCAGAACCCTCTAAGCCTCAGAACCAAAAACAGTCGGGACAGTCCAGACGAGGACGCCAGCAAGTGGGCTCTGCTACCctgcccctctcacatacctctctGAAAGGTCTGGAAGGTGGAGGACCACCCTGTACACCTAAGCCCCCAGGCCGGGTCAGGCAGGCCGGCCCTGGGGTACCCTTCACCGTATTTGAGGAAGTCTTCCTTACAAAGACCAAGCCTGAGGTTCCCAAGGCCCCCAGGGTACAACGGAGGGTCCAGACACGCCTCAAG GTGAACTTCAGTGACGACAGTGACTTGGAAGACCCTGTCTCAGTTGAGGCACAGCTTGCAGAGGGGTCCAAGAGACAGGGCACTGCttcccggggccggggccgggccaGGAAGGGCCCGAGTGTGAAGACTAACTCAGTGGCCACATCAGGCAATGCACCTGGCCTCAGTGGCAGAAGCCGGAGGGTCAGGAAGGTGGCATCAGGACATTGTGAGCAGCTGGGCCCCGAGATGATGAGGACCATCCCTGAGGAGGAACTGACTGACAACCAGATGGAAATGAGCTTTGAGATCCTCCGGGGCTCTGATGGGGAAGACTCAGCCTCAG GTGGGAAGACACCAGGTCCAGGGCCTGATTCAGCCGTAGGAGAATGTGAGGTGTTGAGACGGGATGCCAGCAAAGAGGAGCAGCTCATCCCCGGCCCAGACAAGGAGAGAGACATGGATCTGGGTCCCCGGCACAGACTCCCTTCGGCCCCCATAGCCATCG GTCTGTCTACCCTGGATTCCATCTGTGACTCACTGAGCAGTGCTTTCCGTGGCGTCAGTCACTGCCCTCCTACTGGGCTCTACACCCACCTCTGCCGCCTCCTGGCCTTGTGTCTGGGCCACCGGGATCCCTATGCTACCGCCTGCCTTGTCACCGACTCTGTCTCCATCACCTGTCGCCACCAGCTGCTCACCCACCTCCACAGGCAGCTCAG CAAGGCCCAGAAGCGCCGAGGATCGCTGGACATAGCAGACCAGTTGCAGGGGCTGCACCTCCAGGAAAGGCCTGGAGACATCCCTCTGGCACAAATCCAGCGCCTCTTTTCCTTCAGGCCTTTGGGATCTGGCCACTTCCCCCAGCCTGAGAAGGACAGTTTCCTGGAGCGTCTTGCTCTGATTCCCAGTG GGGTGACCGTGTGTGTGTTGGCCCTGGCCACCCTCCAGCCTGGAACCGTGGGCAACACCCTCCTGCTGACCCGGCTGGAAAAAGACAAACCCCCAGTCACTGTACAGATCCCCACTTCCCAGAGCAAG CTTTCTGTGAGTTCGGCCTTGAAAGAGTTTGACGCCATCCAGAAGGAACAGAAAGAGAACAGCAGCTGTACTGATAAGCGAGAATGGTGGACAGGTCGGCTAGAACTGGATCATAGGATGGAG GTTCTCACCACTTCCCTAGAGAAGTACGTGCTGGGCTGCTGGCGGGGGCTGTTGCTGCCATCCAGTGAGGACCCTGGCCTTGTCCAGGAGGCCTCCCATCTACAAGAGTCACTACAGGAATGTGGCTGGAAATATCCCGACCCCACTCTGCTGAGA ATCATGCTCAGCGGTGCCAGTACCCTCACCCCGCAGGACGTGCAGGCCCTGGCTTATGGGCTGTGCCCAGCCCGGCCAGCCCGAGCCCAAGAGCTTCTGGGTGAGGCAGTAGGGCGTCTCCAAGGTCAGATGGCAACAAGCAGTAGGCATCTCGTGTTAGTGCTGGACAAG GACCTACAGAAGCTGCCGTGGGAGAGCATGCCCAGCCTCCGGGCCCTGCCTGTCACTCGGCTGCCCTCCTTCCGATTCTTGCTCAGCTACTCCATCATCAAAGAG TCCGGGGCCTCATCAGTGCTGAGCCAAGGAGTGGACCCTCGCAGTACCTTCTACGTCCTGAACCCTCACAATAACCTGTCAAACACAGAGGAGCAATTCCGAGCCCATTTTAGCAG TGAAGCTGGCTGGAAAGGGGTGGTTGGGGAGGTGCCGAGCCCGGAACAGGTGCAGGCGGCCCTGACGGAGCGTGACTTGTACAT CTATGCAGGGCATGGCGCCGGCGCCCGCTTCCTGGACGGGCAGGCTGTCCTGCGGCTGAGCTGCCGGGCAGTGGCCCTGCTGTTCGGCTGCAGCAGCGCGGCCCTGGCTGTGCACGGAAACCTGGAAGGGGCTGGCATCGTGCTCAAGTATATCATGGCTGGCTG cCCCCTGTTCTTAGGTAACCTCTGGGATGTGACCGATCGTGACATTGACCGCTACACAGAGGCTCTGTTGCAGGGCTGGCTTAGAGCAGGTTCAGGAGCCCCCCTTCTGTACTATGTCAGccaggcccgccaggctccccgacTCAAGTACCTTATTGGGGCTGCACCTGTAGCCTATGGCTTGCCTGTCTCCCTGCGGTGA